A genomic window from Tolypothrix sp. PCC 7910 includes:
- a CDS encoding DUF4327 family protein, whose translation MSVNTVPSISYYSLDVIQDEARRLVQKGMVSRQQPIYTLCQYIPAREWVCVECELEKCDFLLRDRIGDLIGREEWDND comes from the coding sequence ATGAGTGTGAATACGGTGCCCTCTATCAGTTACTACTCTTTAGATGTAATTCAAGATGAAGCACGCCGACTGGTGCAAAAGGGAATGGTAAGCCGACAACAGCCAATATATACACTCTGTCAATACATCCCTGCGAGAGAGTGGGTTTGCGTTGAATGTGAATTAGAAAAATGTGACTTTTTGTTACGCGATCGCATTGGCGATTTGATTGGTCGTGAAGAATGGGACAACGACTAA